A stretch of Triticum aestivum cultivar Chinese Spring chromosome 1D, IWGSC CS RefSeq v2.1, whole genome shotgun sequence DNA encodes these proteins:
- the LOC123181874 gene encoding E3 ubiquitin-protein ligase RNF6, with protein MGSGSSKAASPPAGGEAKARNGKPRGRSLMRLPSYSCFRGFTPECDASSSLPAPPPPLPLGVESSKGGETPSLTHIGISDEDASSAPKSNPTEVRTIPLSDTDRDQDDDVLQNVTATRTAVDDDQSPNPSDRPRPCFGVNFGLSRAVSLGSSVACSIMSTGLSSSANPSIGNMDHPSDANIPQQGGASTSGIYSSLDMLRDSVTTQARAAHQARRNLLESEDANLRHSHRRIGPQEPSEGSVRFSRTLSVGRLRDRVLRRTPFSDSLFTSSLYDRPVWTAGNASTRQDSSVMQRTNSDRGSEPQPEPSSTNSTYNSGSATLREASNRDLLERRSAFLERRRRIRSQVRALQRLGSRFENLSGHERSCILSGQHRTGNCNCRASSRPGNPDEESGTRASISRIVMLAEALFEVLDEIHQQSAALSSRTSLPSIGSVPAPKEIVESLPVKVYRKPLKHQTDEAAQCYICLVEYEEGDCVRILPCNHEFHLTCVDKWLKEIHRVCPLCRGDVCRSDSSSIGKFS; from the exons ATGGGATCTGGGAGCAGCAAGGCCGCTTCGCCGCCGGCCGGCGGCGAGGCCAAGGCGCGGAATGGGAAGCCGAGGGGGAGGAGCCTGATGCGCCTGCCCAGCTACTCCTGCTTCCGGGGCTTCACGCCCGAGTGTGACGCTTCTTCTTCgctgccggcgccgccgccgccgctgccgctaggGGTCGAG TCAAGCAAGGGAGGGGAGACGCCTTCACTCACTCACATTGGCATATCAGATGAAGATGCTTCATCGGCTCCTAAATCGAATCCAACTGAAGTCAGAACAATTCCTTTGTCAGATACCGACAGAGACCAAGATGATGATGTATTGCAGAATGTCACTGCTACCAGGACCGCAGTCGACGACGACCAATCGCCAAATCCTTCTGACCGGCCGCGTCCATGCTTTGGTGTCAACTTTGGGCTGAGTAGAGCTGTCAGCTTGGGATCATCGGTGGCATGCTCCATTATGTCAACCGGCCTCTCCTCTTCAGCTAATCCTAGTATTGGAAATATGGACCATCCTTCCGATGCGAACATCCCTCAACAAGGTGGTGCATCGACTTCTGGGATTTATTCAAGTCTGGATATGCTAAGAGACAGCGTCACAACGCAAGCTAGAGCGGCTCATCAGGCTAGGAGAAATTTGCTGGAATCTGAAGATGCTAACTTGAGGCATTCGCACAGGAGGATTGGACCCCAGGAACCTTCTGAAGGCAGTGTCAGGTTTAGCCGAACACTTAGTGTTGGAAGACTTCGTGACAGGGTCCTCAGGAGGACTCCATTCTCAGATAGTTTGTTCACCTCTTCACTTTATGATAGACCAGTGTGGACCGCAGGAAATGCCAGCACGAGGCAAGATTCATCTGTGATGCAACGGACTAATTCAGACAGAGGTTCCGAACCGCAACCAGAACCTTCATCAACTAACAGCACATACAACTCTGGCTCTGCAACTCTAAGAGAGGCCAGTAATCGGGATCTTCTTGAGCGCAGATCAGCTTTTCTTGAAAGGAGGAGGAGGATACGATCTCAG GTCCGAGCTCTCCAAAGGTTGGGCAGCAGGTTCGAAAATTTATCAGGTCATGAGAGATCATGCATTCTATCTGGTCAACATAGAACAGGAAATTGCAACTGCAGGGCAAGCAGTCGACCAGGTAATCCTGATGAAGAATCCGGCACAAGGGCTAGCATATCAAGAATTGTTATGCTAGCAGAAGCACTCTTTGAG GTCTTGGATGAAATCCACCAACAGTCTGCTGCTTTATCCTCAAGGACATCATTACCTTCAATTGGATCCGTTCCTGCTCCAAAGGAGATCGTCGAGAGTCTTCCTGTCAAGGTGTACAGAAAGCCGTTGAAACATCAAACTGATGAGGCTGCACA ATGCTACATTTGCCTTGTCGAATATGAAGAGGGAGACTGTGTTCGCATACTTCCATGCAATCATGAGTTTCATCTAACATGTGTAGATAAGTGGCTGAAAGAGATTCACAG GGTTTGTCCACTCTGTCGTGGTGATGTCTGCCGATCTGATTCGTCGAGCATAGGGAAATTCAGCTGA